The proteins below come from a single Mesobacillus jeotgali genomic window:
- a CDS encoding S8 family peptidase, with protein MKRKKSRLLSVLLSTALVVPLLLQPQIQTAAATNGVSASAKDAVQNAEQKVNKKLYTQFENQDKVTFLVKMKEQVNTKAVAKEAEKKASQQKATPAKTKSIKRSTIVSELKAKAKETQFDVIEFLKEQEKNGGAKDIHSYHVVNAIAVTGTREVMDKVAAFAEVDKILPNETRQLFIPEKSAVAVEDPAAKTSSIEWNIDRVGAPAVWEMGIDGSGITVASIDTGVQWNHPALQEKYRGYDSATGQPSHENHWFDAVAGQSAPYDDHGHGTHVTGTMVGSEPDGGNVIGVAPGAKWIAVKAFTASGGTDVDLLEAGEWILAPNGNPDLAPDVVNNSWGGGPGLDEWYRPMVQAWRAAEIFPEFSAGNTTFSNPGGPGSVANPANYPESVATGATDINNNLGSFSLLGPSPYGEIKPELTAPGVNIRSSVPGSGYEGGWNGTSMAGPHVSAAIALLLQANSSLTVDDLEEILLTTALPLTDNAYPESPNNGYGSGLLNVFDAVSSVVSGLGKLKGQVTKDGDDSEAPVLEHSQPATVFAGMPLTLEASAADNISVTNVEVEYQLEDGSWTTVSAVRTGGDYKNGTYQANIPGEAVSGNEFVYKWRAVDFGGNETVSEFTVTVLPGITVGYEQNFENDASGWTSYGDANSWEWGTPTSGPGSAFSGEKVYGTALGGTYQNRANMSLQMPPIDLPEGSSYLQFKQWYNLERNYDYGHVFVSTDAVNWVQKLRVNNLSNGWIDGEVDLSEYAGQRIYVAFNVTTDGSVVRDGWYLDDVVLTDTPLAAPVKANISVDNDDTKASLKEDVDPNKIQMAVPKQPKADNSASLMALPMQASVTVVESGRSVKTNPANGSFELTHAAGTFTVVAEAYGFRPQTQTVEIEQDGEATANFTLEELPKGTLTGSITNKATGEPVEGATVYLLEDANISPVATDENGQYSLTAYEGEYTVKVIAPHFYSQEASVTLDGDVEQNFEIKPFIGYPGEIGYDDGSAENARAFYDAGNGWAVKMSLAEGNDKALVTGGLFRFWDTEWPVPGGTDFKVEVYDASGTDGAPGKKLAGPIDATALRNGEWTHVDLSSHGIVVEGDFYLVYIQAGINTASPGLATDENGENALRSWQMVGGSWSPSPEDEGNYMIRAVVDYEVTAPSIASPADGSFTNEGTVTVEGSAAPTTTVHIYNDGEEVATTAANDDGSYAVEVTLNEGTNVLTAKASTGQGITDPSEPVTVVFDPHAPELSITSPADGSKYNKETVTVTGAIADANLDAVTVNGSAATVENGTYSARIMLDEGINEIKVIAKDKAGNVTEESVNIDVKYTAPVISDLKPDQDQTLKKGESLKIEFTSEANLDATFAIHMPLTSDSQTTNATELPMSEVSPGYYVGYYTATKDVVADGAIVEVKAVDSYGNETRKTADGKLIINVKKKGKK; from the coding sequence TTGAGAATCAAGATAAAGTTACGTTCCTGGTAAAAATGAAAGAGCAGGTTAACACCAAGGCTGTTGCTAAAGAGGCTGAGAAGAAAGCCAGCCAGCAAAAAGCTACTCCTGCAAAAACTAAATCAATAAAGCGTTCTACAATTGTATCAGAGCTAAAAGCAAAGGCAAAGGAAACACAGTTCGATGTGATAGAATTCCTTAAGGAGCAAGAAAAAAACGGCGGAGCTAAGGATATTCATTCTTACCATGTCGTGAATGCGATTGCGGTAACAGGTACGAGAGAGGTAATGGATAAAGTGGCTGCTTTCGCCGAAGTCGATAAGATCCTTCCTAATGAAACAAGACAGTTGTTCATACCGGAAAAATCAGCTGTCGCTGTAGAAGATCCCGCAGCTAAAACAAGTTCGATTGAATGGAATATAGACCGTGTTGGAGCACCTGCGGTCTGGGAAATGGGGATTGATGGCAGCGGAATTACCGTAGCTTCGATCGATACAGGTGTTCAATGGAATCACCCTGCATTGCAGGAAAAATACCGGGGCTATGACTCAGCTACTGGGCAGCCGTCACATGAAAACCACTGGTTTGATGCTGTTGCGGGCCAATCTGCACCATATGATGACCATGGACATGGCACGCATGTTACTGGCACGATGGTAGGCTCCGAGCCTGATGGTGGAAATGTCATCGGAGTTGCTCCAGGAGCAAAATGGATTGCTGTAAAAGCATTCACAGCCTCTGGAGGTACAGATGTTGACTTGCTGGAAGCTGGTGAGTGGATCCTTGCTCCAAACGGGAACCCTGATTTAGCTCCAGATGTTGTCAACAACTCATGGGGCGGCGGACCTGGATTGGATGAATGGTATCGCCCAATGGTTCAAGCATGGAGAGCAGCTGAGATTTTCCCAGAATTCTCTGCCGGGAATACGACTTTCAGCAATCCAGGAGGGCCAGGTTCCGTTGCAAACCCTGCCAATTATCCGGAATCAGTCGCAACAGGAGCGACAGACATCAATAATAATTTGGGAAGCTTTTCACTCTTAGGCCCATCACCATATGGCGAAATCAAGCCTGAACTAACCGCACCGGGAGTCAATATCCGCTCATCTGTTCCAGGCAGCGGATATGAAGGAGGCTGGAACGGGACGTCAATGGCTGGACCGCATGTTTCAGCAGCAATTGCTCTATTGCTGCAGGCAAATTCCAGTCTGACTGTTGATGATCTTGAGGAGATTCTATTAACGACGGCACTGCCATTAACAGACAATGCTTATCCTGAATCACCTAATAATGGCTATGGTTCTGGATTGTTAAACGTATTTGATGCGGTTTCCTCGGTGGTTTCTGGTCTGGGGAAATTAAAAGGACAGGTAACAAAGGATGGAGACGACAGTGAAGCACCGGTGTTGGAGCATTCCCAACCTGCCACGGTTTTCGCAGGAATGCCACTGACTTTAGAGGCTTCAGCTGCCGACAACATCAGTGTAACAAATGTTGAAGTGGAATATCAATTGGAGGATGGATCGTGGACTACTGTTTCAGCCGTACGTACTGGCGGAGATTATAAAAATGGAACGTATCAGGCCAATATACCTGGTGAAGCGGTCTCCGGTAACGAGTTCGTATACAAATGGAGAGCAGTGGACTTCGGAGGGAATGAAACGGTAAGTGAATTTACCGTGACAGTCTTGCCTGGAATCACTGTAGGCTATGAACAGAATTTCGAAAACGATGCTTCTGGCTGGACCTCTTATGGAGACGCCAACAGCTGGGAGTGGGGAACGCCGACAAGTGGTCCTGGCTCTGCTTTTTCAGGCGAGAAGGTCTATGGAACGGCTCTAGGTGGAACGTATCAAAACCGGGCGAACATGTCATTGCAAATGCCGCCGATCGATTTACCGGAAGGCAGCAGCTACCTGCAGTTCAAGCAATGGTATAACCTGGAGAGAAATTATGACTACGGCCATGTATTTGTCTCCACCGATGCTGTTAACTGGGTGCAAAAACTGCGCGTGAATAATCTTTCTAATGGCTGGATCGATGGTGAAGTGGATTTAAGTGAATATGCTGGCCAAAGAATTTATGTCGCCTTTAATGTAACAACTGACGGCAGTGTGGTCAGGGATGGCTGGTATCTGGATGATGTAGTATTAACAGATACTCCGCTTGCCGCGCCTGTTAAGGCAAATATATCTGTAGATAATGACGATACGAAGGCTAGCCTGAAAGAGGATGTCGATCCAAATAAAATCCAGATGGCAGTGCCTAAACAGCCAAAGGCAGACAATTCAGCAAGTCTGATGGCATTGCCTATGCAGGCTTCAGTGACAGTTGTTGAATCAGGCCGTTCCGTAAAAACCAACCCTGCAAATGGCAGTTTCGAACTGACACATGCAGCCGGTACCTTCACGGTAGTAGCAGAAGCTTATGGTTTTCGTCCACAGACTCAAACAGTTGAAATTGAGCAGGATGGAGAGGCAACGGCAAACTTCACTCTCGAGGAATTGCCAAAAGGCACATTGACTGGTTCGATCACGAACAAAGCTACAGGTGAACCTGTTGAGGGTGCTACCGTTTACTTGCTGGAAGATGCGAACATTTCACCAGTGGCAACAGATGAAAATGGTCAATACTCGTTGACTGCATATGAAGGGGAATATACTGTAAAAGTAATTGCTCCTCATTTTTACAGTCAGGAGGCAAGCGTTACTCTTGACGGCGATGTTGAACAAAACTTCGAAATCAAGCCGTTCATTGGTTATCCTGGTGAAATCGGCTATGATGATGGCAGCGCTGAGAATGCGCGTGCATTCTATGACGCTGGCAATGGCTGGGCTGTAAAAATGTCATTGGCAGAAGGTAATGACAAAGCATTAGTTACTGGCGGACTGTTCCGATTCTGGGATACAGAATGGCCAGTTCCGGGCGGTACGGATTTCAAAGTGGAAGTATACGATGCAAGCGGCACTGACGGTGCACCAGGAAAGAAGCTGGCGGGACCAATTGATGCTACTGCATTAAGAAACGGTGAATGGACACATGTTGATTTAAGCAGCCATGGAATCGTGGTAGAAGGAGATTTCTACCTTGTTTACATCCAGGCAGGAATCAACACAGCCTCACCAGGCCTGGCAACTGATGAAAACGGTGAAAATGCATTAAGAAGCTGGCAAATGGTCGGCGGAAGCTGGTCGCCTTCTCCAGAGGATGAAGGAAACTATATGATTCGTGCGGTGGTTGATTATGAAGTGACAGCACCAAGCATCGCTTCCCCTGCAGATGGTTCTTTTACAAATGAAGGTACTGTAACAGTAGAAGGATCGGCAGCACCAACAACGACCGTCCATATCTATAATGATGGCGAAGAGGTTGCGACGACAGCTGCAAACGATGATGGCTCCTATGCTGTAGAAGTAACTCTCAATGAAGGTACGAATGTACTGACAGCCAAAGCCTCGACAGGGCAGGGAATTACTGATCCATCAGAACCAGTAACAGTGGTTTTTGATCCGCATGCACCTGAGTTGTCGATTACCTCACCTGCTGATGGAAGCAAATACAATAAAGAAACTGTAACGGTTACCGGCGCAATTGCAGATGCCAACCTTGATGCTGTCACGGTTAATGGATCAGCAGCTACGGTTGAGAACGGAACCTATTCAGCAAGGATCATGCTTGATGAGGGTATAAACGAAATCAAGGTAATTGCGAAGGATAAAGCAGGAAACGTCACTGAAGAGTCTGTAAATATCGATGTGAAATACACGGCTCCAGTGATATCAGACTTAAAACCAGATCAGGATCAAACATTGAAGAAAGGGGAAAGTTTAAAAATCGAGTTCACAAGTGAAGCGAACCTGGATGCAACTTTCGCAATCCACATGCCGTTAACGAGCGATTCTCAGACAACGAATGCGACAGAGCTTCCAATGAGTGAAGTTTCACCAGGATACTATGTGGGATACTATACAGCCACTAAGGATGTTGTCGCAGACGGAGCCATCGTTGAGGTCAAGGCAGTAGACTCCTATGGCAACGAAACAAGGAAAACAGCAGATGGCAAGCTGATCATCAATGTGAAGAAAAAAGGCAAGAAATAG
- a CDS encoding DUF4181 domain-containing protein: MGLLVLLIVLIGTIVWLMKFLLRKALNIPKVKRKVFSYNHINKTHRNFEWILRITTLIAYLILFYQLIYENFSVDLFLLIMTLLFTAQSFLRAYFEWKASDQPKESILSIAEGVLLIGFVLLIIQFDVLYSLAP, encoded by the coding sequence ATGGGATTATTGGTGCTCCTTATTGTCCTGATCGGAACCATTGTCTGGCTTATGAAATTCTTATTAAGAAAAGCTCTCAACATTCCTAAGGTTAAAAGGAAGGTATTTTCCTATAATCATATAAATAAAACTCATCGAAACTTTGAGTGGATTTTGCGGATTACAACGCTGATTGCTTATTTAATTTTATTTTATCAATTAATATATGAAAATTTCTCGGTGGATCTTTTTCTGCTGATAATGACATTGCTGTTCACTGCACAAAGTTTTCTGCGAGCTTACTTCGAGTGGAAAGCTTCTGATCAGCCTAAAGAGTCCATCCTTTCCATTGCGGAGGGAGTCCTCCTGATTGGATTCGTCCTGCTTATAATCCAATTTGATGTTCTCTACAGTCTCGCCCCATAA
- a CDS encoding carbohydrate kinase family protein produces the protein MGKVLIIGGTTFDSIIHLDKLPEPVPQTIHYAAFTETVGSTGAGKALNLSKLNVPVTLHSIIGNDEYGSEIRKKLDEGGVDFVYDHDPRGTERHINLMSPQGERISIFVTQSSSELHLNLHRIEQLIKEADLVVLNIIEYTKQLIPMIKKYNKPVWTDLHDYNPGNLYHEDFIEIADYIFVSSDNMPDYKPMMEKWISIGKHLVVCTHGKNGTTALTSDQEWLESSIINEYVYKDGNGAGDSFFSGFLFGFLKGKSTEESLKLGTICAGLCITSKEVAYEELNPHLLDEEYEKYFG, from the coding sequence TTGGGAAAAGTTCTTATAATAGGTGGAACCACATTCGATTCGATCATTCATCTGGATAAACTTCCAGAACCGGTGCCTCAAACGATCCACTATGCAGCTTTTACTGAGACAGTGGGTTCTACTGGTGCGGGCAAAGCATTGAACCTTTCGAAATTAAATGTGCCTGTAACACTACATTCTATAATCGGGAATGATGAATATGGGTCGGAAATCCGTAAGAAACTGGATGAGGGCGGTGTCGATTTTGTTTATGACCATGATCCTCGGGGGACAGAGAGACATATCAATTTGATGAGTCCGCAGGGAGAAAGGATATCGATATTTGTTACCCAGTCTTCATCTGAATTGCATCTTAACTTGCACAGGATCGAGCAGCTAATTAAAGAGGCTGATTTGGTTGTTTTGAATATCATCGAGTATACCAAGCAGTTAATCCCGATGATAAAAAAATATAATAAGCCTGTGTGGACCGATTTACACGACTATAATCCCGGCAACCTTTATCATGAGGATTTTATCGAAATCGCAGATTATATCTTTGTCAGCTCTGATAATATGCCTGATTATAAACCTATGATGGAGAAGTGGATATCCATTGGCAAACACCTGGTTGTCTGTACACACGGAAAGAATGGGACGACAGCTCTGACAAGTGATCAGGAATGGCTGGAAAGTTCGATTATTAACGAGTATGTATACAAAGATGGTAACGGCGCAGGTGACAGCTTTTTTTCAGGCTTCTTATTCGGGTTTTTAAAGGGTAAATCAACTGAAGAATCGCTTAAACTAGGAACAATTTGTGCCGGACTTTGTATCACCTCCAAGGAAGTAGCATACGAGGAATTGAATCCTCATTTACTTGATGAAGAGTATGAAAAATATTTCGGTTAA
- a CDS encoding M20 family peptidase, with translation MKKLKLSLMIIGSLLLVFIIVTMFNALTLESRQPSPDYFNGTIQEDHAINTLSKAVQFKTISYQDRSKMDLDEFDRFISFLKESFPIVHEELELEKVNGHALVYKWNGTDSTKLPIGLTSHYDVVPVLEGTEDYWEHPPFSGTVADGKIWGRGTLDDKIGVIGILEAVEHLLKENYQPSRDIYLMFGHDEEIGGDEGAALIVKTLNGKGIKFDFVLDEGGAIVENMVPGVNKPVGVVGVSEKGSATAELSIEGSGGHSSQPKNRTNIGRIAGAIAKLEETQFPADLQGPGEELFEFVAPEMSFGMKYVFANKFVFEPVIEKILLQQPASAALIRTTIAPTIFQAGEQYNALPEKALAIVNLRLMPGDSLKEVKEYIEETIGDDEIKVTIQGSEASGVSDVDSWHFKTIQQSARNVYDEAVIAPYLMFAGSDAKHYDSIAENTYRFLPVQLTSEDLNRMHGTNEHISIDNYMKAIIFYMEVIREADKKQ, from the coding sequence ATGAAAAAACTAAAGCTTTCCTTAATGATTATTGGCAGTCTGCTCCTAGTTTTCATCATTGTCACCATGTTCAATGCCCTCACCTTAGAATCTCGCCAGCCTTCACCAGATTACTTTAACGGTACGATCCAAGAAGATCATGCGATTAATACCCTTTCAAAGGCAGTCCAATTTAAAACTATTTCCTACCAGGACCGCAGCAAAATGGACCTGGATGAATTCGATCGTTTTATTTCCTTTTTAAAAGAGAGCTTTCCCATTGTTCATGAAGAGCTTGAGCTTGAAAAAGTGAATGGCCATGCGCTTGTGTATAAATGGAATGGAACAGACTCAACGAAGCTTCCTATTGGTTTGACAAGCCATTACGATGTCGTTCCCGTCCTTGAAGGCACGGAGGATTACTGGGAGCATCCCCCATTCAGCGGGACAGTCGCAGACGGAAAGATCTGGGGTCGCGGTACACTGGATGACAAAATCGGTGTGATAGGTATTCTTGAAGCTGTAGAACACCTGCTCAAAGAAAATTATCAGCCTTCCCGCGATATCTATCTCATGTTCGGACATGATGAAGAAATCGGCGGTGATGAAGGAGCCGCCTTGATTGTGAAAACTCTTAATGGTAAAGGCATCAAGTTTGATTTCGTTTTAGACGAAGGAGGCGCAATCGTCGAGAACATGGTTCCGGGTGTCAATAAGCCCGTCGGCGTTGTCGGTGTTTCTGAAAAAGGTTCTGCGACTGCAGAGCTGTCAATTGAAGGAAGCGGCGGCCATTCATCACAGCCAAAAAACCGAACGAATATTGGCAGGATTGCCGGTGCGATTGCCAAGCTGGAAGAAACTCAATTCCCGGCGGATCTCCAGGGACCTGGTGAAGAATTATTTGAGTTTGTCGCACCTGAAATGAGCTTTGGCATGAAATATGTGTTTGCCAATAAATTCGTATTCGAGCCAGTGATTGAAAAAATCCTCTTGCAGCAGCCCGCGTCTGCCGCGCTGATCAGGACAACGATTGCTCCAACGATTTTCCAAGCTGGCGAGCAGTATAACGCCCTTCCAGAAAAAGCCTTGGCCATTGTCAACCTTCGCCTTATGCCTGGTGATTCATTGAAGGAAGTCAAGGAATACATTGAAGAAACGATTGGCGACGATGAAATCAAAGTGACAATACAAGGGTCAGAGGCTTCGGGAGTATCTGATGTTGACAGCTGGCATTTCAAAACAATCCAGCAAAGCGCCAGGAATGTATACGATGAAGCAGTCATAGCTCCTTATCTGATGTTCGCTGGTTCCGATGCAAAGCATTACGACAGCATAGCCGAAAACACCTATAGATTCCTGCCAGTGCAGCTGACATCAGAGGACCTAAACAGGATGCATGGCACGAATGAGCATATTAGTATCGATAACTATATGAAGGCGATTATTTTTTATATGGAAGTTATTAGAGAAGCGGATAAGAAACAATAG
- a CDS encoding MFS transporter, translating to MKGFTKEESSWIRYDWASSAYSIIISTAVFPLFYKASATEAGVSLSNSTAYLGYTIAIATFILALIGPILGTIADYQGMKKRFFTIFFTLGITFTAGLAFVPNGNWLMLLVVYTLAVLGSTGSNVFYDAFIVDVTKDERMDRVSARGYGMGYIGSTIPFIISIAIIILAQTKVLPISMTLASQTAFIITALWWGLFSIPMFKNVHQKHYIEREPQMVLQSFRRLGKTFKEIRKYRALFLFLLAYFFYIDGVGTIITMSTAYGTDLGISSTNLLIILFATQVVAWPFAILFGKLSERFTGKKMLYVGITVYIFVCIYAYFLETTTDFWILAMLVATSQGGIQALSRSYFAKLVPKANANEFFGFYNIFGKFASIMGPLMVGLTAQLTGNSSMGVFSLVILFVIGMVILAFVPEPEQQPQAPEIA from the coding sequence ATGAAAGGTTTTACGAAGGAAGAGAGCAGCTGGATCCGTTATGACTGGGCTAGCTCGGCTTATTCGATTATCATTTCGACGGCTGTATTCCCGCTCTTTTACAAAGCTTCCGCTACCGAGGCTGGTGTGAGCCTGTCAAATTCGACCGCCTACTTGGGTTACACAATAGCCATTGCTACCTTTATTCTGGCATTGATTGGCCCGATCCTGGGAACGATTGCGGACTATCAAGGAATGAAAAAACGTTTCTTCACTATATTCTTCACGTTAGGAATCACCTTTACAGCAGGTCTTGCCTTCGTGCCGAACGGGAACTGGCTGATGCTTTTGGTTGTCTACACCCTTGCTGTGTTAGGATCGACAGGTTCCAATGTTTTTTACGACGCCTTTATCGTTGATGTCACGAAAGATGAACGGATGGACAGAGTTTCGGCACGCGGATACGGGATGGGTTACATCGGAAGTACGATCCCATTTATCATCAGTATCGCAATCATTATTCTAGCCCAGACAAAGGTCCTTCCTATTTCTATGACATTAGCTAGCCAGACAGCTTTCATTATTACCGCCCTTTGGTGGGGACTTTTCTCCATCCCCATGTTTAAAAATGTACATCAAAAGCATTATATCGAACGCGAGCCGCAAATGGTGCTGCAAAGCTTTAGGCGTTTAGGGAAAACTTTTAAGGAAATCCGCAAATATAGGGCATTATTTTTATTCTTATTAGCTTATTTCTTCTACATTGACGGTGTCGGAACGATTATTACCATGTCTACAGCTTATGGAACCGATTTAGGCATCAGCTCTACTAACCTATTAATCATCCTTTTTGCTACCCAGGTAGTCGCCTGGCCATTCGCCATCTTATTCGGAAAATTATCCGAGCGTTTTACCGGCAAAAAAATGCTTTATGTCGGAATTACGGTTTATATCTTTGTATGTATTTATGCTTACTTCCTTGAAACAACGACAGACTTCTGGATCCTGGCAATGCTAGTTGCCACATCCCAGGGCGGTATCCAGGCTTTAAGCCGTTCTTATTTTGCAAAATTGGTACCGAAAGCCAATGCGAATGAGTTCTTCGGTTTCTATAATATCTTCGGAAAGTTCGCTTCAATCATGGGACCGCTTATGGTGGGGCTGACAGCACAGCTGACAGGAAATTCGAGCATGGGAGTGTTCAGCCTCGTCATCCTTTTTGTTATCGGAATGGTTATTCTAGCCTTTGTTCCAGAACCAGAACAGCAGCCTCAAGCACCTGAAATTGCCTAA
- a CDS encoding alkaline phosphatase family protein, producing the protein MTKLTDHLIVISFDCLSEHDVPLLRKLPNFKAFIEKSSFCTKVETIYPSVTYPCHATIVTGNYPNRHGIVNNTFIQPGKISPDWYWHRRHVKGTTLYDEAKKAGMKTAALLWPVTAKADIDYNMPEIFANRPWHHQIPVSLFNGSPRYQLEMNSKFGHIRNGLSQPELDDFVLEATVETIKTRKPELMLIHFVDLDSQRHMHGFSSEEAIAALNRHDERLGRIMNALNEAGIADNSTIAILGDHSALDESKVIKLNVLFKERGLIQTNAAGKVTEWKAYCKSCDGSAYVYVKDPNDDASKNAVTEILAELLQDDGNGIEAAITGAEANAKGADGTAFRMLEASRGFYFSEAIDGDYIEEVTEQDAKSKKYTFACHGYSPEKEGYHTVFFAAGKGIRPGISVRSMHLTDEGPTFARLLGLDLGDTDGSIIEGILDI; encoded by the coding sequence ATGACAAAACTGACAGACCACTTAATCGTCATTTCTTTTGACTGTCTTTCTGAGCATGATGTCCCTTTGCTAAGAAAACTGCCAAATTTTAAGGCTTTTATAGAGAAAAGCTCTTTCTGTACCAAGGTAGAAACCATCTACCCTTCTGTAACCTATCCTTGCCATGCGACAATTGTAACCGGTAATTACCCTAATCGGCATGGCATTGTCAACAATACCTTCATCCAGCCTGGCAAGATTTCTCCTGACTGGTACTGGCACAGGCGTCATGTAAAAGGGACAACTCTTTATGATGAAGCAAAAAAGGCGGGCATGAAAACTGCCGCATTATTATGGCCGGTAACGGCAAAAGCCGATATTGACTACAACATGCCTGAAATATTTGCTAACCGTCCTTGGCATCATCAGATTCCCGTTTCTCTTTTCAACGGAAGTCCTCGTTACCAGCTTGAAATGAATTCTAAATTCGGCCATATCAGAAACGGCCTGAGCCAGCCAGAGCTTGACGATTTCGTTCTCGAAGCAACAGTTGAAACAATTAAAACGAGGAAGCCGGAATTGATGTTGATCCATTTTGTCGATCTTGACTCCCAACGCCATATGCACGGATTTTCATCAGAAGAAGCTATCGCGGCTCTTAACCGTCATGACGAGAGACTGGGCCGCATTATGAATGCTCTCAATGAGGCTGGAATAGCAGACAACTCAACCATTGCCATTCTTGGTGACCACAGTGCACTTGATGAGTCTAAAGTAATCAAATTGAACGTATTATTTAAAGAACGAGGACTTATCCAAACCAATGCTGCGGGTAAAGTGACCGAATGGAAAGCCTATTGCAAGAGTTGTGACGGCTCGGCCTATGTATATGTAAAAGATCCAAACGATGATGCTTCCAAAAACGCAGTTACGGAAATTTTGGCGGAGCTTTTACAGGATGACGGCAATGGGATAGAAGCAGCCATTACAGGTGCCGAGGCAAACGCAAAAGGAGCTGATGGCACTGCGTTCAGGATGCTTGAAGCCAGCAGAGGATTTTATTTTAGCGAGGCAATTGACGGTGACTATATCGAGGAAGTGACTGAACAGGATGCCAAGTCGAAAAAGTACACCTTTGCCTGCCATGGATATTCTCCTGAAAAAGAGGGATATCACACTGTTTTCTTCGCTGCAGGAAAAGGCATTCGCCCTGGAATTTCAGTCAGGTCGATGCACCTCACAGACGAAGGCCCAACCTTTGCCCGATTGCTCGGTCTCGACCTGGGAGATACAGATGGATCCATCATCGAAGGGATTTTGGATATTTAG
- a CDS encoding HD domain-containing protein, with protein MELVDKALQIASLAHEGQYRKNTKIPYIAHPAAVGMILQKAGYRDEMIVAGILHDTVEDTNLTMADIERDFGREVAMIVEGCSEPDKSMSWEERKEHTIEFLKNATEEIRIVACADKLHNVRSIRQDAEHSGEEVWSRFKRGKEQQEWYYRNVIQSLGHASEFPLLEELKLEVERLFKD; from the coding sequence ATGGAATTAGTCGACAAAGCCTTGCAAATTGCTTCTTTGGCACATGAGGGGCAATATCGTAAAAATACAAAAATACCATATATTGCTCACCCGGCTGCAGTCGGGATGATTTTACAAAAAGCGGGATACCGAGATGAAATGATTGTAGCTGGAATTTTGCATGACACAGTAGAAGATACAAATTTAACTATGGCTGATATTGAGCGTGATTTTGGAAGGGAAGTCGCCATGATCGTCGAAGGATGCTCAGAACCTGACAAGTCAATGTCCTGGGAAGAAAGAAAAGAACATACAATTGAATTTTTAAAAAATGCAACTGAAGAAATCAGGATAGTTGCCTGTGCGGATAAACTGCATAATGTCAGGTCTATTCGCCAGGACGCTGAACATTCCGGCGAAGAAGTATGGAGTAGGTTCAAGCGCGGGAAAGAGCAACAGGAATGGTATTACAGGAATGTTATACAGAGTCTTGGGCATGCATCTGAATTTCCACTTCTGGAGGAACTTAAATTGGAAGTTGAAAGATTATTTAAAGATTAA
- a CDS encoding VOC family protein has protein sequence MLSSPIKTKVNNVFIHVINLKESAEWYSNLLGIPFDPDKVESPVYNIPVTSETGLSLDDHTFDPGFNLNPSEHVLFNFLVDDVEEAYTFVKSKGITITREIERIGDFAYFNFRDPDGNVLMICNC, from the coding sequence GTGTTATCTTCGCCAATAAAAACCAAAGTAAATAATGTATTCATTCACGTAATCAATTTAAAGGAATCTGCAGAATGGTATTCAAACCTGCTGGGAATACCTTTTGATCCTGATAAGGTGGAATCACCAGTTTATAATATACCTGTGACATCAGAAACAGGATTAAGCCTTGACGATCACACCTTCGATCCTGGCTTCAATCTGAATCCTTCAGAACATGTTCTATTTAATTTCCTTGTAGATGATGTAGAAGAAGCCTATACTTTTGTAAAATCAAAGGGGATAACAATTACAAGAGAAATTGAGCGCATCGGAGATTTTGCATACTTTAATTTCCGAGATCCAGATGGAAATGTACTGATGATTTGTAACTGTTAG